A part of Blastopirellula retiformator genomic DNA contains:
- a CDS encoding 3'-5' exonuclease family protein, whose translation MIVFDIETGPAPEETLRKFLPDLPAAQHPGDFDPSSVKLGNTKDQAKIDAKYRDAAAKHAEAVAKFEEDQKTAADDHWAKFIDKAALSPITGQVVAIGYYSANNGAFVHQDITQKSEREMITTFWSQFSKNEHSHRSMVGHNIFEFDLPFLVRRSWALDIAVPPNARKGRYWSDLFVDTLDYWNLGQRMNKPAANFDALAAFFKTAGKPEGTDGSQFYDMLTTDYDRAIAYLKSDVEQPAAWIDAMGITL comes from the coding sequence ATGATCGTGTTTGATATTGAGACCGGGCCAGCTCCCGAAGAGACGCTACGGAAGTTTCTACCTGATTTGCCGGCCGCTCAGCATCCGGGTGATTTCGACCCGTCTTCGGTGAAGCTTGGTAACACCAAGGACCAGGCGAAGATCGACGCCAAGTATCGCGATGCCGCGGCCAAGCATGCCGAAGCGGTTGCCAAATTCGAGGAGGACCAAAAGACGGCGGCCGACGACCACTGGGCGAAGTTTATCGATAAAGCGGCGCTTTCGCCCATCACTGGCCAGGTGGTCGCGATCGGCTACTACTCGGCCAACAATGGGGCGTTCGTTCATCAGGACATTACGCAGAAGTCCGAGCGGGAAATGATAACCACCTTCTGGTCGCAATTCAGCAAGAACGAGCATTCGCACCGCAGTATGGTTGGCCACAATATCTTCGAGTTCGACCTGCCGTTTCTGGTTCGCCGTAGCTGGGCACTCGATATCGCGGTTCCGCCGAACGCTCGCAAGGGCCGCTACTGGTCGGACCTCTTCGTCGACACGCTCGACTATTGGAACCTTGGCCAGCGAATGAACAAGCCGGCGGCTAACTTCGACGCCCTGGCCGCGTTCTTCAAAACCGCCGGGAAGCCGGAAGGAACCGACGGTTCGCAGTTTTACGACATGCTGACGACCGACTACGACCGGGCGATCGCCTACCTGAAGTCGGACGTCGAGCAGCCGGCCGCGTGGATCGACGCGATGGGCATCACGCTTTAG
- a CDS encoding recombinase RecT, which translates to MSTATDVAVMKQQASDVAKRMNAVEMREFIEYYGSQVAQSRMFGCANEAQGKVLAGMSLLEGIPMMEVMRSYHFLDGKLSMRADAMLADFHSRHGGKSFIVRRDAEAATIELERDGRKQEFTFTWAEAEQEPFVRDKNGGIKKNYATPRARMQMLWARCVSDAVRAFCPEVNSGAYTPEEISDFRDDAVDVPYVVYPASGETQQAATETAPQPQQSQPSNEPLVSEKDVIAITNVARQIETYEPGWLEGKLKPLLASMGKRLAELTAAEAISLKEKMAAKAKQLWNEDVPF; encoded by the coding sequence ATGTCCACAGCTACCGACGTCGCGGTCATGAAACAGCAGGCGAGCGACGTAGCGAAGCGAATGAATGCCGTCGAAATGCGGGAGTTCATTGAATATTACGGCTCCCAGGTCGCACAGTCGCGGATGTTTGGCTGTGCAAATGAAGCCCAGGGCAAGGTTCTCGCCGGCATGTCGCTGCTAGAAGGCATTCCGATGATGGAGGTGATGCGATCGTACCACTTCCTCGACGGCAAGTTGTCGATGCGAGCCGACGCCATGCTGGCCGATTTTCATTCCCGTCACGGCGGCAAGTCGTTCATCGTGCGGCGAGACGCTGAAGCGGCGACGATCGAGCTTGAACGCGACGGCCGGAAGCAGGAGTTCACCTTCACTTGGGCAGAAGCCGAGCAAGAGCCGTTCGTTCGCGACAAGAACGGCGGCATCAAGAAGAACTACGCAACGCCCCGCGCTCGGATGCAGATGTTGTGGGCTCGCTGTGTCAGTGATGCCGTTCGGGCCTTTTGTCCGGAAGTCAATTCCGGCGCGTACACGCCGGAAGAGATCAGCGATTTTCGCGACGATGCGGTCGACGTGCCGTACGTGGTTTATCCAGCGAGCGGCGAGACGCAGCAAGCGGCGACGGAAACCGCACCGCAACCGCAGCAATCACAGCCGTCGAACGAACCGCTGGTCAGCGAGAAGGACGTGATCGCAATCACGAACGTCGCTCGCCAAATCGAAACCTACGAACCCGGCTGGCTCGAAGGCAAGCTGAAACCGCTGCTCGCCAGCATGGGCAAACGTCTGGCCGAGCTGACCGCCGCCGAAGCGATCAGCCTCAAAGAAAAAATGGCCGCCAAGGCCAAGCAACTCTGGAACGAAGACGTTCCGTTTTAA
- a CDS encoding AAA family ATPase, whose translation MSRQKLEIVATYLNEQFRFENASGATIIGNIKLEGEAQAELIPGADLQIKGEADDDLVAGMTYRFYGRWDSYENKRTGRKSNQFIFTTYTPATPLSRPGVVRYLQQIKGIGPKTAAQLWTKFGPKSIRTLREDPEAAAIACSLLPGDIAAEASTWLRENQKLEELTVHLMGLFDGRGFPKSIARLCIKEWGNTAADVIQENPYKLMAFRGCGFKRCDALWLDLGLPRDALERQIYCAWHAMAEDSNGHTWFPLPFVLQKLAREIGPNRNDAEALAEARDQGLIAIQRYENGQLVDQGGAIFLAEAKYANQEQRVADVIQELESNPVPAIWPNLSLAESISDHQCERASLALTGRLCILGGGPGTGKTYVSANIVKLLESDLSASIAVAAPTGKAANRVSEAMASYGINLRASTIHSLLGIRASTLGSFEFEYNALNRLPFKYVLVDEASMVSTDLMASLLSALASDAHLLLVGDVNQLPPVGHGAPLRDLIAANMPYGQLEEIRRNSGTIVTACHELRTTGWFNHDRGVDIENGKNLRVVRCDDNDTIRQKLLAGIDIAKDKNLDPIWDVQVLTALNDKSDVSRQPLNKFLQQHLSPSPVVEGSVFRPGDKAVCLKNGVYTLHGDDQGETFVANGELAEVVAIEPKFFVMRLLTPERTVRVPRGKQEADGEGGKSKSGAGCDWDLGYVLSVHKSQGSEWPFVFTVVDDAGARVASREWVYTAMSRAKKLHLFFGKEETLRRFCRRVAIGKRNTFLKERILANQTQGVTA comes from the coding sequence ATGTCGCGTCAAAAACTCGAAATCGTCGCCACCTACCTTAACGAGCAATTTCGGTTCGAGAATGCCAGTGGCGCCACAATTATCGGCAACATCAAGCTGGAAGGGGAAGCCCAAGCTGAACTGATCCCCGGCGCCGACCTGCAGATCAAAGGGGAAGCTGACGACGACCTGGTTGCCGGCATGACCTACCGCTTCTACGGCCGCTGGGATTCCTATGAGAACAAGCGAACCGGCCGAAAATCGAACCAGTTTATCTTCACCACGTACACGCCAGCGACGCCCCTCTCGCGTCCGGGCGTGGTCCGATACCTGCAGCAGATCAAAGGAATCGGACCCAAGACCGCCGCCCAGTTGTGGACGAAGTTCGGGCCGAAGTCGATCCGGACGCTGCGAGAAGACCCCGAAGCGGCGGCGATCGCTTGCAGCCTGCTTCCCGGCGACATCGCGGCCGAGGCTTCCACCTGGTTGCGAGAGAACCAGAAGTTGGAGGAACTGACCGTTCACTTGATGGGCCTGTTCGATGGCCGAGGTTTTCCGAAATCGATCGCTCGCCTCTGCATCAAGGAATGGGGCAACACGGCGGCCGACGTCATCCAGGAGAACCCGTACAAACTGATGGCGTTTCGCGGCTGCGGCTTCAAGCGTTGCGACGCCCTCTGGTTGGATCTCGGTCTTCCCCGCGACGCTCTGGAACGGCAAATCTATTGTGCCTGGCACGCGATGGCCGAGGACAGCAACGGCCACACCTGGTTCCCGCTGCCGTTCGTGCTACAAAAGCTCGCCCGCGAAATCGGACCAAACCGCAACGACGCCGAAGCGTTGGCCGAGGCTCGCGACCAGGGGCTGATTGCTATCCAGCGGTATGAAAACGGGCAACTGGTCGACCAGGGTGGGGCCATCTTCCTGGCCGAAGCGAAGTATGCGAACCAAGAGCAGCGCGTTGCCGACGTGATCCAGGAGCTGGAATCGAATCCCGTTCCCGCGATCTGGCCAAACCTATCCCTGGCCGAGTCGATCTCCGACCACCAGTGCGAACGGGCCTCCCTCGCTCTAACAGGCCGGCTCTGCATTCTCGGCGGTGGTCCTGGTACCGGAAAAACCTACGTGTCGGCCAACATCGTCAAGCTGCTGGAGTCGGATCTATCGGCGTCGATCGCCGTGGCCGCTCCGACTGGTAAGGCGGCGAACCGCGTCAGCGAAGCGATGGCGAGCTATGGCATCAACTTACGGGCGTCGACGATTCACAGCTTGCTCGGCATCCGGGCCAGCACGCTGGGGAGTTTCGAGTTTGAATACAACGCCCTAAATCGCCTGCCGTTTAAATACGTGCTGGTTGACGAAGCTTCGATGGTCAGCACCGATCTGATGGCATCATTGCTTTCGGCGCTGGCGTCGGATGCTCACCTGCTGTTGGTTGGCGATGTGAACCAGTTGCCGCCGGTTGGACATGGCGCCCCGCTGCGAGATCTGATCGCCGCCAACATGCCATACGGTCAGTTGGAAGAAATCCGCCGCAACTCGGGGACGATCGTCACGGCGTGTCATGAACTACGAACCACGGGCTGGTTTAATCACGATCGCGGCGTCGACATTGAGAACGGCAAAAATTTACGCGTCGTTCGCTGCGATGACAATGATACGATCCGCCAAAAACTACTGGCCGGCATCGACATCGCCAAGGACAAAAACCTCGATCCGATCTGGGACGTGCAGGTTCTGACCGCGCTGAACGACAAGTCGGACGTTAGCCGTCAGCCGCTCAACAAGTTTCTACAGCAACATCTATCGCCTTCTCCAGTCGTCGAAGGTTCGGTATTTCGTCCCGGCGACAAGGCGGTCTGCCTGAAGAACGGCGTCTACACGCTGCACGGCGATGACCAGGGCGAGACGTTTGTCGCCAATGGCGAACTGGCCGAGGTGGTGGCGATCGAGCCGAAGTTCTTCGTGATGCGGCTGCTGACGCCAGAGCGAACGGTTCGCGTCCCCCGCGGCAAGCAAGAGGCGGACGGCGAAGGTGGCAAAAGCAAGAGCGGCGCCGGCTGCGACTGGGATCTCGGCTACGTGCTGAGCGTCCACAAATCGCAGGGCTCCGAGTGGCCGTTCGTCTTCACGGTTGTTGACGACGCCGGCGCCCGCGTGGCTAGTCGCGAGTGGGTTTACACCGCCATGAGCCGAGCGAAAAAGCTGCACCTGTTTTTCGGCAAGGAAGAGACGCTGAGGCGGTTCTGCCGGCGGGTGGCGATCGGCAAGCGAAACACGTTTTTGAAAGAGCGGATTTTGGCCAACCAAACGCAGGGAGTGACGGCATGA
- the rimI gene encoding ribosomal protein S18-alanine N-acetyltransferase, which yields MNTHVRWMIRRDMPEVLEIERTSFEFAWTEYDFINRLKERNVIGIVAESQMAPGKRDRVVGFMIYELQRNHLHLLKFAVHPDYRRRGVGHQLVTKLTRKLASRRSHVLTEVRETNLDAQRFFRSKGFRAISVLRDFYDDAEEDAYLMQFRARQTEAVG from the coding sequence GTGAACACCCACGTCCGCTGGATGATCCGCCGCGACATGCCGGAAGTTCTCGAAATCGAGCGAACTAGCTTCGAGTTCGCCTGGACCGAGTACGACTTTATCAACCGCCTGAAAGAACGGAACGTGATCGGCATAGTTGCGGAATCCCAGATGGCGCCCGGCAAGCGTGATCGCGTGGTCGGCTTCATGATCTACGAGCTTCAGCGGAATCACCTTCATCTATTGAAATTCGCAGTTCATCCGGACTATCGCCGCCGCGGTGTTGGCCATCAGTTAGTCACGAAGCTGACCAGGAAGCTTGCTTCACGGCGGTCGCATGTTCTAACCGAAGTCCGCGAAACGAACCTCGACGCCCAGCGATTCTTCCGGTCCAAGGGGTTTCGGGCGATCTCGGTGCTACGGGATTTTTACGACGACGCGGAAGAAGACGCGTACCTGATGCAGTTTCGGGCAAGACAAACGGAGGCAGTAGGGTGA